GAGCTCTTCCTCGCTCGCCGTGACGCGTGGCATCTCCTTGTGGCTGTCGCACATGCTGCGGCCGTGCCCCGGCATATGCTTGATGCACCCCGCCACTCCGCCGCGCGCGAGGCCGTCGAGGATTGCGCGACCGATGGCCGCGATCTGCTGCGGATCGCTGCCTAGTGCACGGTCGCCGATCACGTCATGCGCGCCCTCCTGCCGGACATCGAGCGGCGGATGATAGTCGACCGTGATACCCATCTCGCCAAGCTCGAGCGCCATGGCATGCGCATTCACCCGCGCCGCCTCGATCGCGCTGGCCGGGGCAAGGCGATAGAGGTGGTCGAAGGCCTCGCCGCTGGGAAAATCGCTCCAGTGCGGCGGGCGCAACCGGGCCACCCTGCCGCCTTCCTGATCAATCGAGACCAGCAGGCGCGGGCGGCCGTGGATCTCGCGCAGGGTGTCGGTCAGGCGGCGCAATTGCTCACGATCGATGCAATTGCGCGCAAACAGGATATAGCCTGCTGGGTCGGCCTCATTGAAGAAGGCACGCTCGTCCGCCGTAAGCTCAGGCCCGGCGACCCCGAAAATGGCAGGCGTCATAGGGGAAAGATTCGCTCCACGAGGCGAAAAGGCAAGTTTTCCTAGGGTTAACGCGGGGGAAAACGGCGCAAATCCGCGCCGTTTCGGCTCATTTTGCCAATCGGTGACCTACCGCTTGACCTGGCAGGCCACGCCGTCCGTCTTGAGCCGCGAACACAGGGCGCGGGCGGCGGCCAGGTCGCCCGCGACCGCCTGGAGGCGATAGACCGTGCCGATATCCGCTTCACCCTTCACCACCCTGTGGCTGACCCCCTGAAGCGCCTCGGTCTGGCGCTGGAGCGTCACCCAGCCTTCTTCGGCGCGCGCTTTCGAACCATAGGCGCCGACCTGGACCCCAACACCGCTGGGCACCGGTTTGGCCTCGATCTTGTCCTTGGTCGTGCGAACGGCAATCGAAGGCCCAGTTGCCTCAGGCGACGGAGTCGGCGCCGCCTTGATTTCCTTGAGCTTGCCTTCGCGGACCTTGCCCTCGCCTACGCCGGGGGCGACATTGCCCGTGCCGGCAAACTGCTTACCGCCGGCATCAGCAGGCTTCTCCTTATAGGGCTGGTCAGGTGCCTCGATCGTGCTGCCATCGGCCACCCTCGCAACGTCTCCATCGCGACTGGTGAACCACCAGACCCCGCCAATGATTGCTGCCAGCAAGGCAAGGAGCACGACCGCGAAGCCGATGATACGGGCAGTGTCGACACCGCCAGCGTCCTCATATTCGTCTGCCTCGAGCCAGGGCAGGCTTTCGTCCTCGCCCAGTGCCAGTTCAGCGTGTGCGCCGGTTCCCTCGGAGGCCGGAGCCATCATCGTCACATCTCCTCGACAGCTTCCACGCCCAGAATACGTAAGCCGTTCCGAATAACTTGCCCTAACTGGAGCCCGAGGAAAAGACGTGCGCCGGATAAATCACCATCCTGTGCCACGATGAAGCGCTTGTCGGGGCGGTCGTTGCCCAGGTTCCAGTAGGCGTGGAATGCTCCTGCCAGTTCATAGAGATAGAACGCGATCCGGTGCGGTTCCCGTGCTTTGGCAGCGGCTTCCACCTCGCGCGGAAACTGCGCCGCAAGCTTGACCAGTGCCAGTTCCTCGTCGCCCAGCAGGTCGAGATGATCGGCCGACGGTGCGAAACCCTCGGCAGCCCCCTTGCGCAGGGTGGAGCTGATCCGGGCGTGTGCATATTGCACGTAAAAGACGGGATTGTCCTTCGATGCCTCGACGACCTTGGCGAAGTCGAAATCCATCTGCGCTTCGGGCTTGCGGGTTAGCATGGTGAACCGCACGACGTCCTTGCCCACCTCGCGTACGACGTCGGCCAGCGTGACGAAGGTCCCTGCCCGCTTGGACATCTTGACCGGTTCGCCGCCGCGCAGCAGCTGCACCATCTGCACAAGCTTGACGTCGAAGGGGATCTGACGTCCGGCACCCTTGGTCAGCGCGGCGACCGCCGCCTTGATCCGCTTGACCGTGCCGGCGTGGTCTGCGCCCCAGATATCGATCAGCGCATCGGCCTCGGCGGCCTTCTGGAAGTGATAGGCGAGATCAGCACCGAAATAGGTCCAGCTCCCGTCGGACTTCCTGATCGGGCGATCCT
This region of Altererythrobacter sp. CAU 1644 genomic DNA includes:
- the nagZ gene encoding beta-N-acetylhexosaminidase, yielding MTPAIFGVAGPELTADERAFFNEADPAGYILFARNCIDREQLRRLTDTLREIHGRPRLLVSIDQEGGRVARLRPPHWSDFPSGEAFDHLYRLAPASAIEAARVNAHAMALELGEMGITVDYHPPLDVRQEGAHDVIGDRALGSDPQQIAAIGRAILDGLARGGVAGCIKHMPGHGRSMCDSHKEMPRVTASEEELEIDLAPFRALRDAPIGMTGHLLFTAWDADNPATLSPRIIAEIIRGRIGFDGLLLTDDIDMEALDGSVPERAERAIAAGCDVVLNCWAKMDDQLGIAKVLPRISDAAADRLDRALAGTEIRSEGGDKAELLAKRDALLALTGEAA
- a CDS encoding SPOR domain-containing protein, with protein sequence MMAPASEGTGAHAELALGEDESLPWLEADEYEDAGGVDTARIIGFAVVLLALLAAIIGGVWWFTSRDGDVARVADGSTIEAPDQPYKEKPADAGGKQFAGTGNVAPGVGEGKVREGKLKEIKAAPTPSPEATGPSIAVRTTKDKIEAKPVPSGVGVQVGAYGSKARAEEGWVTLQRQTEALQGVSHRVVKGEADIGTVYRLQAVAGDLAAARALCSRLKTDGVACQVKR